From Rhodococcus antarcticus, the proteins below share one genomic window:
- a CDS encoding DUF5403 family protein gives MAQVFKSVNGRKLTKLIALHETVQKRLDTIALEKGVQAQAKLDAHKVTGAARIDVEQGRVDRYVVLNDERGLSAALSIEYGRDADSEGRGAMRGLYILHDTFGLRGR, from the coding sequence ATGGCGCAGGTGTTCAAGTCGGTCAACGGCCGCAAGCTCACCAAGCTCATCGCGCTGCACGAGACGGTCCAGAAGCGCCTCGACACGATCGCCCTGGAGAAGGGCGTCCAGGCCCAGGCCAAGCTCGACGCGCACAAGGTGACGGGCGCAGCCCGCATCGACGTCGAGCAGGGCCGGGTGGACCGCTACGTCGTGCTCAACGACGAGCGCGGCCTGAGCGCCGCCCTGTCCATCGAGTACGGCCGAGACGCCGACTCGGAAGGCAGGGGCGCCATGCGCGGCCTCTACATCCTCCACGACACCTTCGGCCTGAGAGGTAGGTGA